In Xanthomonas sp. SI, the following are encoded in one genomic region:
- a CDS encoding DUF805 domain-containing protein, which translates to MEWMLMPLKRYADFSGRSRRKEYWMFTLLNIVVITVLMVLMGIGGGVGGQNGTSMLSLVAVVLLGLYSLAVLVPSIAVQVRRFHDQGKSGWYVLLGLIPWLGGVVILVFMFMEGVKGANAYGPDPKQA; encoded by the coding sequence ATGGAATGGATGTTGATGCCGCTCAAGCGCTACGCGGATTTTTCCGGGCGTTCGCGGCGCAAGGAGTACTGGATGTTCACGCTGTTGAACATCGTGGTGATCACCGTGCTGATGGTGTTGATGGGAATCGGCGGCGGCGTCGGCGGCCAGAACGGCACCAGCATGCTGTCGCTGGTGGCGGTCGTGTTGCTGGGCCTGTATTCGCTCGCCGTGCTGGTGCCGTCGATCGCGGTGCAGGTGCGCCGTTTCCACGATCAGGGCAAGTCCGGCTGGTACGTGCTGCTGGGCCTGATTCCCTGGCTGGGCGGCGTGGTGATCCTGGTCTTCATGTTCATGGAAGGGGTCAAGGGCGCCAACGCCTACGGCCCGGATCCGAAGCAGGCCTGA
- a CDS encoding jacalin-like lectin, with protein sequence MIQHLRTLVSFGIGLSMACAGVAHAQSDTGVLDVLSYNVAGLPEGISSSNPSANTAQLAPKLAPYGLVHVQEDFNYHATLYAGDTHPYRTPTSGGAAIGDGLNTLSNYPFSDFTRVKWNQCNGTDCLTPKGFSYMRVRLADGVLLDVYNAHPNAGTEASDLSARRANIGQLSQFIQTWSAGNAVLVMMDSNTRYTRADDNIRTLIASNGLTDPWVELVKGSAPAAGAEPLLCGTPPTNACEVVDKILYRDAPQLTLVANRYQLDPGKFYDSAGKPLSDHYPLYAQFGWAVGTAVRTSDQFGGPHGMPFNDLADSASARPLSGVTLRGAERLDNVGVILDTGKLLAHGGTGGQATTLSLGANETLTSATVSVGKYNDTTRVFSLSLRTSIGRSVQVGKQTSETYTLTAPSGWHIAGFTGRAGDAIDKLGVVYRKN encoded by the coding sequence ATGATCCAGCATCTACGCACCCTCGTGAGCTTCGGCATCGGACTGAGCATGGCCTGTGCCGGCGTGGCGCACGCGCAATCGGACACCGGCGTGCTCGACGTGCTCAGCTACAACGTCGCCGGACTGCCCGAGGGCATCTCCAGCAGCAACCCGTCCGCCAACACCGCGCAGCTGGCGCCGAAACTGGCGCCGTACGGCCTGGTCCACGTGCAGGAGGACTTCAACTACCACGCCACCCTGTATGCCGGCGACACGCATCCCTACCGCACCCCGACCAGCGGCGGCGCCGCGATCGGCGACGGCCTCAACACGCTGAGCAACTATCCCTTCAGCGACTTCACCCGGGTCAAATGGAACCAGTGCAACGGCACCGACTGCCTGACCCCGAAGGGCTTCAGCTACATGCGCGTGCGCCTGGCCGACGGCGTGCTGCTGGACGTGTACAACGCCCATCCCAATGCCGGCACTGAAGCCAGCGACCTGTCCGCACGCCGCGCCAATATCGGCCAGCTCTCGCAGTTCATCCAGACCTGGTCGGCCGGCAACGCGGTACTGGTGATGATGGATTCCAACACCCGCTACACCCGCGCCGACGACAACATCCGCACGCTGATCGCATCCAACGGGCTGACTGATCCGTGGGTGGAACTGGTCAAGGGCAGCGCACCGGCCGCCGGTGCGGAGCCGCTGCTGTGCGGCACGCCGCCGACCAACGCCTGCGAAGTGGTCGACAAGATCCTGTACCGCGATGCGCCGCAGCTGACCCTGGTCGCCAACCGCTACCAGCTCGATCCGGGTAAGTTCTACGACAGCGCCGGCAAGCCGCTGTCCGACCACTACCCGCTGTACGCGCAGTTCGGCTGGGCGGTCGGCACCGCCGTGCGCACCAGCGACCAGTTCGGCGGCCCGCACGGCATGCCGTTCAACGATCTGGCCGACAGCGCCAGCGCGCGTCCGCTCAGCGGCGTGACCCTGCGCGGCGCCGAGCGCCTGGATAACGTCGGCGTGATCCTGGACACCGGCAAGCTGCTCGCGCACGGCGGCACTGGCGGACAGGCGACCACTCTGTCGCTGGGCGCCAACGAGACGCTGACCTCGGCCACCGTCAGCGTCGGCAAGTACAACGACACGACCCGCGTGTTCTCGCTGAGCCTGCGCACCAGCATCGGCCGCAGCGTGCAGGTGGGCAAGCAGACCAGCGAGACCTACACGCTGACCGCGCCCAGCGGCTGGCACATCGCCGGCTTCACCGGCCGCGCCGGCGACGCGATCGACAAGCTCGGCGTGGTGTACCGGAAGAACTGA
- a CDS encoding histidine-type phosphatase, producing MPLIPRLAAAALLVLALLPFAAAHAAVAAPQDTLEKVLILKRHGVRSAMSSPEQLGRYSAHPWPRFGVPAGYLTENGARLEQLFGAYYHALYAAQGLFAGDACASAYYWANRTQRTIASAQALASTLTPGCANVVHSVADGASDPLFDGAPALRTPAAAALMRAAIAGRIGGDADAWNAAQRDAIDTLQQLLLQCAQRPCPADAGAGKQRLDAVAAQMSDTDDGIPGVEGPASAASGISESLLMGWANGQDFAALGWQGLDEASLLRAFAPHQAEFALRLRAPTVARMASSPLAARVLATLQQGSDSVAHIAPIGGDARLVVLSGHDGTLTLLAGMLDLHWQLPGYQPDQTVPGGALVFERWRRADGQRVIRLRYTAQSLAQLRERRALTLQAPPPSAPVFIPGCSSATPGYDCPLPTLATLIGAAIDPQFLSE from the coding sequence ATGCCCTTGATCCCTCGCCTCGCCGCCGCCGCGCTGCTCGTCCTCGCCCTGCTGCCGTTCGCCGCCGCGCACGCCGCAGTCGCAGCGCCGCAGGACACCCTGGAAAAAGTGCTGATCCTCAAACGCCATGGCGTGCGCTCGGCGATGTCCAGTCCGGAACAACTGGGCCGCTATTCGGCGCACCCATGGCCGCGCTTCGGCGTGCCGGCCGGATACCTGACCGAGAACGGCGCGCGCCTGGAGCAGTTGTTCGGCGCCTACTACCACGCGCTCTATGCAGCGCAGGGATTGTTCGCCGGCGACGCCTGCGCCAGCGCCTACTACTGGGCCAATCGCACCCAGCGCACCATCGCCTCGGCGCAGGCGTTGGCGAGCACGCTGACGCCAGGTTGCGCGAACGTTGTGCACAGCGTCGCCGACGGCGCCTCCGATCCGCTGTTCGACGGCGCGCCGGCCTTGCGCACGCCCGCCGCCGCCGCGCTGATGCGCGCGGCCATCGCCGGCCGCATCGGCGGCGACGCCGACGCCTGGAACGCGGCGCAGCGCGATGCGATCGACACGCTGCAGCAGTTGCTGTTGCAGTGCGCGCAGCGGCCGTGCCCGGCCGACGCGGGTGCCGGCAAGCAGCGCCTGGACGCGGTGGCCGCGCAGATGAGCGATACCGACGACGGGATTCCCGGCGTCGAAGGTCCGGCGTCGGCCGCCTCCGGCATCAGCGAAAGCCTGCTGATGGGCTGGGCCAACGGCCAGGACTTCGCCGCGCTGGGCTGGCAAGGCCTGGACGAAGCCAGCCTGCTGCGCGCGTTCGCCCCGCACCAGGCCGAGTTCGCGCTGCGCCTGCGCGCGCCCACGGTGGCGCGCATGGCCAGTTCGCCGCTGGCCGCGCGCGTACTGGCCACGCTGCAGCAAGGCAGCGACAGCGTCGCGCATATCGCACCGATCGGCGGCGATGCGCGGCTGGTGGTGCTGTCCGGACACGACGGCACGCTGACTCTGCTGGCCGGCATGCTCGATCTGCACTGGCAGTTGCCCGGCTACCAGCCCGACCAGACCGTGCCCGGCGGCGCGCTGGTGTTCGAGCGCTGGCGCCGCGCCGATGGGCAGCGCGTGATCCGCCTGCGCTACACCGCGCAGAGCCTGGCGCAGCTGCGCGAACGGCGTGCGCTGACGCTGCAGGCGCCACCGCCGTCAGCGCCGGTGTTCATTCCCGGCTGCAGCAGCGCCACGCCGGGCTACGACTGCCCATTACCGACACTGGCCACGCTGATCGGCGCGGCGATCGACCCACAGTTCCTGAGCGAATGA